One region of Triticum aestivum cultivar Chinese Spring chromosome 6B, IWGSC CS RefSeq v2.1, whole genome shotgun sequence genomic DNA includes:
- the LOC543416 gene encoding 24.1 kDa heat shock protein, mitochondrial isoform X1 — MASRVVFSNRIPLVRAMENLLAASSGSALRPAAVAGGVRGYNAGAPLRSYDRDEAVEDTRRVARERDIGVPSFFSGNVFRDPFSAPQSLGRLLSMLDDVAAASPDGAARAAPMRRGWNAREDADALRLRVDMPGLGKEHVKVWAEQNSLVIKGEGEKESEQEGADAPRYSGRLELAGDVYRMDQIKAEMKNGVLRVVVPKVKEEERKDVFEVNVD; from the exons ATGGCATCAAGGGTTGTGTTCTCCAACAGGATCCCGCTGGTGCGCGCCATGGAGAACCTCCTGGCCGCGTCGTCCGGCTCGGCGCTCCGgccggctgccgtcgccggcggCGTCCGCGGGTACAACGCCGGCGCGCCCCTCCGGAGCTACGACAGGGACGAGGCGGTCGAAGACACCCGCCGCGTCGCGCGCGAGCGCGACATCGGCGTGCCCAGCTTCTTCTCAGGTA ATGTGTTCCGTGATCCGTTCAGCGCGCCGCAGAgcctgggccggctgctgagcatgcTGGACGACGTGGCGGCGGCGTCCCCCGATGGCGCCGCGCGGGCCGCGCCGATGCGGCGCGGGTGGAACGCGAGGGAGGACGCGGACGCGCTGCGGCTGAGGGTGGACATGCCGGGGCTGGGCAAGGAACACGTGAAGGTGTGGGCGGAGCAGAACAGCCTGGTGATCAAGGGCGAGGGCGAGAAGGAGTCGGAGCAGGAGGGGGCCGACGCCCCGAGGTACAGCGGCCGGCTCGAGCTCGCCGGGGACGTGTACCGGATGGACCAGATCAAGGCCGAGATGAAGAACGGCGTGCTCAGGGTGGTCGTGCCCAAGGTCAAGGAGGAGGAGCGCAAGGACGTCTTCGAGGTCAACGTCGACTAG
- the LOC543416 gene encoding 24.1 kDa heat shock protein, mitochondrial isoform X2, with product MASRVVFSNRIPLVRAMENLLAASSGSALRPAAVAGGVRGYNAGAPLRSYDRDEAVEDTRRVARERDIGVPSFFSDVFRDPFSAPQSLGRLLSMLDDVAAASPDGAARAAPMRRGWNAREDADALRLRVDMPGLGKEHVKVWAEQNSLVIKGEGEKESEQEGADAPRYSGRLELAGDVYRMDQIKAEMKNGVLRVVVPKVKEEERKDVFEVNVD from the exons ATGGCATCAAGGGTTGTGTTCTCCAACAGGATCCCGCTGGTGCGCGCCATGGAGAACCTCCTGGCCGCGTCGTCCGGCTCGGCGCTCCGgccggctgccgtcgccggcggCGTCCGCGGGTACAACGCCGGCGCGCCCCTCCGGAGCTACGACAGGGACGAGGCGGTCGAAGACACCCGCCGCGTCGCGCGCGAGCGCGACATCGGCGTGCCCAGCTTCTTCTCAG ATGTGTTCCGTGATCCGTTCAGCGCGCCGCAGAgcctgggccggctgctgagcatgcTGGACGACGTGGCGGCGGCGTCCCCCGATGGCGCCGCGCGGGCCGCGCCGATGCGGCGCGGGTGGAACGCGAGGGAGGACGCGGACGCGCTGCGGCTGAGGGTGGACATGCCGGGGCTGGGCAAGGAACACGTGAAGGTGTGGGCGGAGCAGAACAGCCTGGTGATCAAGGGCGAGGGCGAGAAGGAGTCGGAGCAGGAGGGGGCCGACGCCCCGAGGTACAGCGGCCGGCTCGAGCTCGCCGGGGACGTGTACCGGATGGACCAGATCAAGGCCGAGATGAAGAACGGCGTGCTCAGGGTGGTCGTGCCCAAGGTCAAGGAGGAGGAGCGCAAGGACGTCTTCGAGGTCAACGTCGACTAG
- the LOC123138329 gene encoding polyadenylate-binding protein 2 gives MDEEEHEVYGQEIPVDGDMEAADVDMTAAGDDAAKELDEMKRRLKEMEEEAAALRDMQAKVAKEMQGGDANASTAEAKEQVDARSVYVGNVDYACTPEEVQQHFQACGTVNRVTILTDKFGQPKGFAYVEFLEQEAVQEALNLNESELHGRQIKVSPKRTNVPGMKQRPPRGFNPYHAYPYRSYGAPYFPPYGYGRVPRFRRPTRYRPYF, from the exons ATGGACGAGGAGGAGCACGAGGTGTACGGCCAGGAGATCCCCGTGGACGGCGACATGGAAGCCGCCGACGTCGACATGACCGCCGCCGGAGACGACGCAGCGAAG GAGCTGGACGAGATGAAGCGAAGGCTcaaggagatggaggaggaggccgccgccctGCGCGACATGCAGGCCAAGGTCGCCAAGGAGATGCAAG GAGGAGATGCCAATGCGTCTACAGCTGAGGCAAAGGAGCAGGTGGATGCTCGCTCTGTTTATGTCGGAAAT GTTGATTATGCGTGTACACCAGAGGAAGTGCAGCAGCATTTCCAAGCTTGTGGAACTGTCAACAGAGTGACAATCTTGACCGACAAGTTTGGACAGCCAAAAGGATTTGCTTACGTGGAATTTCTAGAACAAGAAGCCGTTCAGGAGGCTCTTAATCTGAATGAATCTGAATTGCATGGTCGTCAGATCAAG GTATCACCAAAGAGGACAAACGTCCCTGGGATGAAGCAGCGTCCTCCACGCGGATTCAATCCCTATCATGCCTACCCTTATAGATCATACGGGGCACCGTATTTCCCACCGTACGGATATGG GAGAGTTCCCAGATTCCGCCGGCCGACACGCTACAGGCCGTACTTTTGA